The following coding sequences lie in one Myxococcales bacterium genomic window:
- a CDS encoding FAD-binding protein has product MRSGAPRLVDIVLAPRSAHDDASVKLAAERAAGWAPGSAVSAVVVRRSIDGRARPPRVNLRVELRGPDDLAGPREAERAPSVELPDVTGRPEVVIVGCGPAGLFAALRSIELGLRPLVLERGRDVRARRRDLAAITQQHVVDPDSNYCFGEGGAGTYSDGKLYTRSKKRGDVLAVLRTLVAFGASPDILVDAHPHIGTNKLPGVVTAMREAIVGAGGEVRFGARVTDVLLQAGAVSGVELASGERIPTTRLVLATGHSARDVFDLLVAKGIRVEYKPFALGVRVEHPQALIDGLRYHATPRDPALPPASYSVVEQIEGLGVYSFCMCPGGVIAPCATAPGEIVTNGWSPSKRNNPYANSGIVVEIRGDSAGDPLAGVAYQRAVERAAWVAGGRTQAAPAQRLVDFVEGRLSTTLPGCSYLPGVVSARVDEVLPADVARRLKLGFRAFGQKLRGYLTREAVVVAVESRTSSPVRIPRCPERLEHPEVRGLFPCGEGAGYAGGIVSAAMDGARCAERCAALYPA; this is encoded by the coding sequence ATGAGATCGGGTGCTCCTCGCTTGGTCGACATCGTGCTCGCCCCGCGCTCGGCGCACGACGACGCGAGCGTGAAGCTCGCCGCCGAGCGAGCCGCGGGGTGGGCGCCCGGCTCGGCGGTCTCGGCCGTCGTCGTGCGGCGCTCGATCGACGGGCGCGCGAGGCCTCCGCGAGTGAACCTCCGTGTCGAGCTGCGCGGCCCCGACGACCTCGCCGGCCCCAGGGAGGCTGAGCGCGCCCCCTCGGTGGAGCTCCCCGACGTCACCGGCCGGCCCGAGGTGGTCATCGTCGGGTGCGGCCCGGCGGGGCTCTTCGCGGCGCTCCGGTCCATCGAGCTCGGGCTCCGGCCCTTGGTGCTCGAGCGCGGTCGCGACGTGCGCGCGCGCCGCCGCGATCTCGCCGCGATCACCCAGCAGCACGTGGTCGATCCCGACAGCAACTACTGCTTCGGAGAGGGCGGCGCCGGCACCTACAGCGACGGCAAGCTCTACACGCGCAGCAAGAAGCGCGGCGACGTGCTCGCGGTGCTCCGCACGCTCGTGGCCTTCGGTGCCAGCCCCGACATCCTGGTCGACGCGCACCCGCACATCGGGACGAACAAGCTCCCGGGGGTCGTCACCGCCATGCGCGAGGCGATCGTAGGGGCCGGCGGCGAGGTCCGCTTCGGCGCGCGCGTGACCGACGTGCTCCTCCAGGCCGGCGCGGTCTCCGGCGTCGAGCTCGCGAGTGGCGAGCGCATCCCCACGACGCGCCTCGTGCTGGCCACGGGGCACTCCGCGCGGGACGTGTTCGACCTCCTGGTCGCCAAGGGCATACGTGTAGAATACAAGCCATTCGCGCTCGGTGTGCGCGTCGAGCACCCCCAGGCGCTCATCGACGGCCTGCGCTACCACGCGACCCCCCGCGATCCAGCGCTGCCGCCGGCGAGCTACTCGGTGGTCGAGCAGATCGAGGGGCTCGGGGTGTACTCGTTCTGCATGTGCCCGGGCGGCGTCATCGCCCCGTGCGCCACGGCGCCGGGCGAGATCGTGACCAACGGGTGGAGCCCGAGCAAGCGCAACAATCCCTACGCCAATAGTGGAATTGTTGTGGAAATACGAGGAGATAGTGCTGGCGATCCGCTCGCTGGCGTCGCGTACCAGCGCGCCGTCGAGCGCGCCGCGTGGGTGGCGGGGGGTCGCACCCAGGCCGCGCCGGCGCAGCGGCTCGTCGACTTCGTCGAGGGCAGGCTCTCGACCACGCTGCCTGGGTGCAGCTACTTGCCGGGAGTGGTGAGCGCGCGAGTGGACGAGGTGCTCCCCGCCGACGTGGCGCGTCGGCTGAAGCTCGGGTTCCGCGCGTTCGGGCAGAAGCTGCGCGGCTACCTCACGCGCGAGGCCGTGGTGGTCGCGGTCGAGTCGCGCACGTCGTCGCCCGTGCGCATCCCCCGCTGCCCCGAGCGCCTCGAGCACCCCGAGGTGCGCGGTCTCTTCCCGTGCGGAGAGGGCGCGGGGTACGCGGGCGGCATCGTGTCGGCGGCGATGGATGGCGCGCGCTGCGCCGAGCGCTGCGCGGCGCTCTACCCGGCCTGA